TGGGTGTGAAATAAGGTATGAGAGCTTAGGACTACTTACTGATAACTGGGTTCATCAAGCTGCTGGAAAAAGCTTAAACCTTTGAAGTTCCCTTTTAGAACTCTCAAATCTGGATCCCTATTATTGAGACGACATGACATGGGAAGGAGCCTGAAGAGAGGCTAGCAAGGCAGAAGGAAGCAAGAAGCAGGCTAGCTCAGGACCCCAGACCCTTCCAAGCTCAGTGACTGGTAATTCCACAAACAGCCTGCCATAGAGTTCAGAGCCGGAAGCAGCTCAGGGAAAGCATCCTGAGGGTGGGGAGCTGCCAGGCTGTGTGCAGCCACCTGCCAGCCTCCTCCCTCCAAACGCGCCTTGCTCCCACCACTGCagagcactccagggccacctgccagAGGACCAGGCTCTGTtttacctgggccctagctggCGGCCCACAAACAAGCACCCAGCTGCTCACTGGGGACTAGTGAGCTCCTGCAACCTCTGCTGAGCCCACACAGTGACCTTGCATTGAGGTTTGGATGGCAGCCCCTCACATCAGCCACTGCTCCTTCTCCTTGATGAAGTGCTCTGCCCAGCGGCGGGTCAGCTCCAGATAAAGACTGGGCTGGTGAGGCAAATAGTCCAAATACAGTCGAGTGGGTGTCTTTTTGGGAACAGCCTTCTCGATCTGAGTGCCCTCGTGCCATTCATTGAAGGAGGTGATGGAGACGATCTCCGGCCTCACAGTCAGGGCTGCCTGCAGGGCTGTCTCATAGTACTTGCCATTGACCCTGTTCCGAGTGTTGTGATTGTTCCAGGGCCTGATGCTGGTGTCTATATAGCCTGGCCCCACACTCGGGATGAACATGAGGTTGTTGGCATCACAGAAGTTCTTCACAGCTTTCCAGTTCTGATGGGAGGAGCCAAAGGAGAAGCCGTTGGAGGCAAAGTAGGTGTACATGCCATCGAATCCTGCGGCAAGGATGTCATGGGTGTGGCCCTCCTCCACCAGCAGTGCTATGAAGACCCCGTCATAGGGGGTGTTGCGGATTGAGTGGGGTCCATTTGGTGTCAAGAGGTGGGCCCAGGCCTCAGGGGACGTCAGGTATGAGTCATAGATATAAAAGAGTGGCAGGCTCTTGCCCATGCTGTTCTTATAGCGGTAAAATGCGCCATGGGAGCCATACCTGCGGAGCAGGAGAAAGCAGCAGTCTGAACTGGATGCCAGAAGCCAGCACAGCTGTAGAGCTGCCACATAGCACACAGCACGATTTAGGATCAGTGGGTCTGTCTGTTGGACTTAAGCCTCCAAATGAGGGCCTGGCTCCCCTCCAGACCCTCCCCAGCTGTTATCCTTGTGCTCCACCTCTACTCAGCCAAGCCCACATTTTCACCACCACTGCCGCTTAGGCGTCCATCTTTGCCTGCCTAGAGGATCACTTCTGACTTCTTCACTGTGGCCTACTGCCTGTCTGACCTTCTTGACTTCTCTTCCTGCTACCACCAGTCTCCACTCCCAGTCTAGCCTTTCTCTTCCTGTGAGTTTGGTTTTTTGTATCTGTCAGTCCTTTGTCtcaaattcccccccccccataatcaGTGTTAGAGATTGAATACAGGGCCTCAGGTATGCTAAATCAGCCAGGCACATTGGTATGTGACCGTAATCCCAGCAGACAAGAGGCTGaaaagaattcaaggtcaactaTGCTACATAACAAgatggagaccagcctgggcaacccCCTCCCCCTTAACCCTTTCTCTTAGCTTAACCATATTTATTTCTCAGCCTAAGAGCAACCAAAGTGTAGAACAGACTGGGTTCTTGTGAGGGCCCTCTCCCTGGCTGGCAGACGAGCAGGACATGCTCACACAGAGAGGCAGCTCCTTTCAGTGTCCACTCCCGGTTGTCCTCAGGGGGCACATGTCACATTCTCGTTTCCTAAGGtctgggtgtagctcagtggtagagcctacTCCTTATTTTCTCATGGCTTCCCACTCTGGAGGCTTGCgtgtatatatgcaagtatttCTGAGCCATTTTGCATGTACTAACTTAGATAATTCTTAACAAGACTCAGATTAGAGGCTGCAAACTGGAAACTCACTTTGCTGACTCTAAACCCAGTATTCTCTCACTGTACAAGTACCATCAGGAACATATACATTCTGCCCTTGTACCCCCTGACCTGATCCTCCAAACATCCCTACCTCCATTTTGATACCCATCGTAACCCCAGCCCCCAGAGCAGCCTTACATGTCAATGATGTACTTGATGTTGTCATGGACTGTGATGTCATCCCGGCCCTTGTAGGGTTGGATGTGGAAGGCCACCTGCCACAAACAGAGGAATTGCTAGTCAGGTGAATCCAAAGGTACAACATGCCCAGCCATGGCCTAGAGGAGAAGCTGAGTTCAGGATGGGCACAGCAAAGGCTGCCACTGCCCTTCAGCCAAAAATGAAAGGCAAACCAGGTGTAGTGGggcaggccaggcgtggtggcgcacacctttaatgccagtactaaggaggcagaggtagaaggatcgctgtgagtttgaggccagcctagaactacagtgtgagtttaggtcagcctgagcttagagtgagcccctaccttgaaaaaaataaacaaacaaaatacacacacaaaaccctgAGGAGCAAGAAATTTGCTCACTTCCCACAAAAGGGTACCTAGGAGTCATCTAGAGGGTAGGGCTGCAGGATGGCTACCGGGTTTCCACCTCTGCACAGGCTCCAATGATTGGCACTAGCTGCCTGAGGCAGAGCAGTACAAAGCTGGGTCAACAGGAAAATGCTAAGATCTGTTAAGTGAGTCCATGATGGGCTCAGGAGTGAGTGGaacttctttgtcatttttccttaacaCAGAAGTGGGATTGACTTATTCTGTTAGCACATTTGGGGAAAATAGCCATGCACTTAGCTCCTATTTTTCCATTCCTGCCTTTGGAGCACTGGAAGTTGAGCTCGGTTCCTTAAGGCCCAACACTGCCCCCCACTAGGGAGTAGAGTCTGGAATTCAATCTCCAGGTGTTTTGGGCTCTTGCCTGTCCTTTCTCTGGGATTAGGGTCTTCAACCTAGCATTacttaataaaaatgataattagTCTCCCGTTTAATTTTctggcttttttccccccagaggcTAAGATAGAGTGACAAAGGCACTGTTTATCAAAACCCTTGCCAAGTATCACATTTGTTACATGTCTGCCATCCCTGGACTGCTGTCAAGCAGGTACAATCCTGTGCCAGAGGAGAGGCCATCCCAAGAGCAGCAACATGTCACCTCTTAGAGGCTCACCTGGATGTTGTACTGATGAGCAATGTCCAGAATGGCAGGTACCAGATCATCTGAGGGCTCCCCGTTATCATCAGCCATGCCAGGTGGGTACCAGGAGAGGACCAGGACGCCTAAGACAACACAGACCCCTTCAGAGGTGCAGAGTGCCCATCCCCAACAGAAACTTCCTCATCTTCAACTGCAAAATGATTCCTGAAAACCTTCAGCGAGGATCCTGCCAGGTTCTTTGAGGACAGAGCACATCCCAGAGCGGCCCTGGCCCGGGAGCTGTCCACGCCACCGGTGCTGAAGCACTGCGCCAGGGGAACCACTGCATGCCAAGCCTGCAACGACCAGCTAAAGAGTCTAGGAGCAGTTAGAACAAAGGGAAGAGGGTGGTGATGCCACACCCATTGGGAAAGGAGCACTTCTGAGGTCCCACGTGGAGTAGAGCCCTGTGGAGAAGTGATCTCTGCTTCCTGTGGGAAACAGCCTCTGTCGTGACTGCCCTTCCAAACTGCAAACCTATACAGAATGGCCCTTGTCCTTTTTATCtgtacccctccccctctctgtgtatacttctccctcccttcttttctctccctccccctccccgcccctctcGATACTAcgtatgtagcctaggctagcctcaaacggGGAATCCTTGccccagcctctcaagtgcttggattacacaGGCATgcaaccactatgcctggcttctgtcTGCCATTCCATCACTCCCCTAGCCCAACCATCTCTGACATAaaatacatagtaaaatccagaaGAATTCAATGATAAAATCTAAACTAAGTGGCTCCCGCTCCCACCCCAACCTACAATGCAGGAGTTCCCAAGGACCTGTCTTCTGGCTAGACacttgaaaacctcctccagtaCCCTCTGTTCCCGACCCCAGGGCCAACCAAGCAGCAACTTTCTTCTCTGCCACCAGCAAAAGCAGGAagcgctgctgctctcccctgcACCGGGAGTGAAAGCAGAGGCCCTCCCCAGACTTTGAATCCCAGACTCCTGAGGGTCCAGGATTCTCAGGCCTCGTTTTCTGGAACCTGGAAGCACAGCTGATTTGAGGCCTCCTACCCGCTCCTCTTGCTGTCCCTACCTGGGACAGACATCTCTAGGGCGGCCCCTCAGCAACTATGCCCTCTAGAAAGGCCCTGGAATGGGGGTGTGGGCGGTAAGAAGGGCCCAGGAGGCACAGTGGGAGGAAGGGGCAGTTCTGCCTAGAAGGCTCAGGATAAGGGGCTCAGGAtaagggtgggaggaggggaggactAAAAAGTGAAGCTGGCCAGTGAGTGGGACCAAAGGTCCAGTGACAGTGCAGCAGGaactggggtgggggcgggggtatGTGAAGCAAGAAGGGCGAGGCTGGGGGGCAGGCCCCCCAAGGAGGTGGGTGGGGGACCTCACCGATGGCGGCTTCTTTAAGCTGGGTCATGTGCTCCCGTAGGACGTCGGGGTCCCGCGAACTGTAGGGCCCCAACTCCGGGTAGAAGCTGGAGCCCAAGTCGTCTGGGGGGCTGTGGCGGCCGCGGGGGTAGCTGGCGGAGATCTTTGGGTCCCAGTGCGGCACCATGACGTGGTCCCAGTGGATGTAGTGTCCCTCGCGCCGCGGGCTCCCGTACCACGAGTAGTAGAAGGCGTGCAGGTCCGAGTAGACGCGCAGACTCTGGCCGGGGGCGGGCTCGGCCTCGGCCTCGGCCTCGGCCTCGGCGGGGACCGGCCCCGGCGAGCTGCGGGGGCCGGCggtgcgcggcggcggcggcggcgggggcggcgcgGCGGGCGCGGCCGGGGCTCGGGCGGCGGGCGCGGGGGGGACCCTCCGGACGTCTCTCAAACGGCGCCAGCTCCAGGCCGGGGCCCAGCACCGGGAGCCCGTCCGGAGCCTTGAGCGTACGCAGGCCCATGAGCGTGCCGAAGGCGAACAGAAGCACCAGGAAGAGCGCGATGCAGGCGCGGCGCCGACGCCGGGCCATGGCGGCCCCTGCGCTCCCGGGCGCCGCCGGCTACCTGCCCGCGAGCCGCGCCATGGCCGCCCGCacggccgcccgcccgcccgcacaCACGCCCGGCTCCGCCCGCGCGCGTCCCAAGGAGACGGCAACGCCAAGCCCGGCTCCAGACTCACCCCGCCGTGCCAGTGCGGGCGGGCCCGGCACACAGAGAATGCGGGCGGCGCAGACCAAGTGGGCGAGAGGAGAGGGGGATCTGGACGCCCCATCCCTGCGCACCCCGGGCAGCCCGGGGTGGTGTGGGGGGATACGGACTTTTCAGGGCCTCCGGGGGTCTTGAAGACCGGTGGGAGCAGAGGGAAGACAGCGGCGCCTGTGGATTGCTCAGCCGGGTGTTTCGAGCCCTCCTCCCACTTAGGCTCAGTCACCACCACCCTAATTCAACTCGGGTCCCCAATCCTGGGACCCTCCCCTCTCGTACATCTGGAGAGACTGGCAATTCCGGGGAGTCATCCTGCACCCTACAGAAGGGATAGGGCCAGGAACCAAGGGGAACCATGACTAGTCAGCTCTCCCTGACTAGGCCTCAACCAAGGGTCAGGAATGGCTCTCCTGAGCTCTCGGCCCAGAGCGGACTGCCTGGTCTGGACCCTCAATGCATGTTCCCCATTCCAACTGGATTCGGAGCTCCAGCGGGCATGGCAGGACCCCACCtccagtactgaggattgaatctaagccttcacacatgcatgtgccaagccctctttttgcttttttaaaaattaaaaccatattttatttatttatgtatttgagaaagaggcagatagagacagaatgggcacaccagggcatctagccattgcaaatgaactccagatgcatgtgccaccttgtgcatctagctttatatgggtactggggaattgaacctgagtccttaggcttcacaggcaaatgctttcactgctgagcaatctctccatccctttacaaaaattatttacaaCCTCCATAgatataaacaatatatcatgatcacaatcccttccaaccactctttttttatttttatttattggacagagagaaagagaaagagagagaataggtatgccagggcctccagccactgccgacaaacgaactccagacgcgtgtgcccctttgtgcatctggcttaacgtgggttctggggaacccaacctgggtcctttggctttgcaggcaaacactttaaccactaagccatccctccagcccacagccactcttttttttttttttttttttttttttggttttccgaggtagggtctcactctagctcaggctgacctggaattcactatgtagtctcagggtggcctcaaattcatggtgatcctcctacctctgcctcccgagtgctaggattagggtgtgcatcaccatgcccagccttctcttttctatttttttaaaaaatatttttatttgagagagagactgagagaatgggcatgccagggcctccagctgctgtaaccaatcatgtgccaccatgtgcatctggcttacgtgggtcctgggaaatcaaacctgggtcctttggctttgcaggaaaatgccttgactgctaaaccatccctccagccctcttttctatttttaaatttcgtttaaaaaatttatttaagagaaacagatggagaaagagagaaagagagtgccagggcctctagccattgcaaatgaactccagatacatgtgccaccttgttcatctggcttacatgggttctgggaaatcaaacgtgggtccttaggttttgtaagcaagtgccttaacccctaaaccatctctccagccctcttttctatttttatgtcatcatttttctcctcttatgcagatcttgtgtaagtagtgtcagacaTTGTGGAGTCATGAGTACAATTGCCACTTTGTGTCAGGAAGACAGAATGCTACAGCACCCCTCtccatcctttgactcttacattctttctgctgcctcttctacaatggaccctgagacttggcgGGTGTGGTatgagatgtctcacttagtgctgaacactgcactgtcacttcttctcagcatgatGAGTTTCCCAGtgctcaccaccatctgaaaagagaagcttctctaaccaaaagtgagatagcatgaacacatgtgtgcttAGCAGACAGTTTGGTAGGCATActatatgtatttagccaaacaacagtagtagtttcccccttaAGGGTTTATGGTCTCCTCAAACATAGGCTTTtgtctaggttttcagtactaggtggGAATTCCCTCCTGTCAAGTCTAatcatagagcagttggtttcccccaaaacagacatgagaCCATTAtaccagttggtatatttggcctggctgcccagcCATAAAGGTTGCAGGGTCCACTcatggttaagaccattgatgacttttctcctccaaaaggctgcatgcagcatagctttttccacctttctgtctgCAGGTCCACagggggaggttttcagctcaactccagcttgatttctcagtgatctgcagcccAAGGAAGTagaatcttcaacaatagggtcataccatGTAGTTTGGATGGGCAACCAAAAGCCTTAGCAATAGACTGTAATGCTTGAGGGGTATAAAGGGACTTCCTGGACAACAACTCCCCGGAAAGtattccacccctggcactgaaatttttctaacaaaaaCTTTGGCTTCTGAGCACATTATCTACCTCCACAGgctacttctgcccaaactctctcatttttaacatacatattattagctagtgaaaaagtagatttccatatggcttatccaTAACATCATgcattttgattatccctcctcccacccccccactTAGATCATTCCACCCTCAGTATTCTGCCCCTGTACTTAGGTATGCACTATCCTTCCCCCTAACCCCTctgctgtcctccctccctcatggcccatttcccagccctctttttaactattttgagacagggtgtcatcaAGTTGCCCAAACTGTCCttacactcactctgtagctcagataGACCTTGACCTatcaattcttctgcctcagactcctgtgtatctgggattacaggtttgcacAACCAGGCTCAGGCTAGGGCTCCACACCAGGATCTGGCACTCAGTTCTGAGGGCTGTTTGTTGAGTGACTGTCAGGATGGGGTGGGATATTCTGTAgacaaaagttttgtttttgtttttgtttttttccattcaACATGATTGAGTTCCTAACTTGTATCATTCCATTTATTccagaaaatagttttatttattgtcCTTCTTCATGAGCCTGTGATGACAGGACCTGCTATACACCCCCTGCTCTGTCTGCAGTGTTTCAAAGAGCTGGATGTAGCCAGGGCATGGCTCATACCTGCAAACTCAGCCTTAGGGAGGTGGAAGCTGAacatcaaggtcagcctggctctGTAGAAAGACCCTGCCTAGCTTGGTGtcgtggtgtatgcctttagtcccggcagtttggaggcagagatatgaggattggCCAGGGTTCGAAGCCAgcttggaactgcagagtgagttccaggtcagcctgggttagagtgagaccctacttcaaaaaaacaaaaataaataaataaatttatttattttattttatatatataataaaatttattttattttatttatctttattttatttgtatttatttatgagaaagagggagagagagagaatgggtacaccagggcctttaggcattggaaacaaactctagatgtgtgcaccactatgtgcatctggcttatgtgggttctggggaatccaacttgggtccttagacttcacaggcaagtgccttaactggtaagccacctccccagacctaataaaaaaattttaagatctttttttttaaagaaggaggactggagagatggttcagtggttaaggcatttgcctacaaagccaaaggacccaggacccacataagccagatgcacagggtggcacatacatctggatgcCATTTGAGGAACAACATCAAAAGATTGTCCTtggacctccacacgtgtgcacatatatgcaagTACACCTGTGCACatatacgtgcacacacacgtgcaagcaCGCATGCACGTGCCTGTGTGTGTCAGGGATGTGTTCGTCCAGATTCAGAACAGTGCTCAGCATGTATGAGCTGACACGGTCGAGGTAGCACAAAGTACTTGACTCTGGGGATCAAAACTCAAGGATGGAAGCAGATGACGGGGAATTACATCTTTATTACAGGCCTTGTAATAAGGTTTGACTTTTAATATTATGTACAATATTACTTTGATGAAAAATGAGAATGAGTTTAAACAAATTGAATAGCGAATCTTCTAGAATCTTGGATGTGgcagggagggaagcagagaaacagagcaaCAGCTGTCTTGGAGGTAGGAAGGATTAAGTAAGATAAAGCCTTTTGTACAACTTCGCACTGGGCTAGCAGCAAGAATTATGAGAAGGTGGGAGCTGGACAGAGAATCACGTGTGTGCATTCATTTGATGTCGGAAATGTCATTGTAAAGACTGgctgtgccaggcgtggtggctcacacctttcatcccagtactcaggaggcagagataggattgctgtgagttggaggccagcctgagactacacagtgaattccagatcagcctgggctagagagagaccctccatcaggaaaaagaaaaaaaaaataaaaagagtggcTGTTACACCAAGAGACCCTCTAATCTCCACCAGGTCAGAAGCACACAACATGGTCCCCTGCTCTTCACCTTCCTTTTTTGACCTTTTCACCCACTTTTATCCCCTTGATCTACTTGATAGAGAAACTACACCCACAGATCCTCTTGTCCTTCTGACCACACATCCCTCTATTCAGcatgcttccccttgagtttaaGCCTAACCCTGACAAGAGGAAGCAATGAAATCTACACTCAGATGTTTTTAATCTGATTTCCACAGGACACTGTAGTTCCTCGAAAAAAAGAgattatatttctattttactttgacttttaaaatttgtttattttaggccttttaaaaacttatttgagcgccaggcatggtggcacacacctttaatcccagcacttgggaggcagaggtaggaagattgttgtgaatgTGAGGCcatctggagactacatagtgaattccaggtcagcctgggctagagtgagactctaccttgaaaaaaaaaaattgagagaaagaaagaggcagagagagaatggatgcaccagggccttcagctgctgcaaatgaacttcagatgtgtgcaaccccttgtatgtatgtgcaacattgtgtgcttgcattgctgtgagtctgtcttatgtgggacctggagatttgaacatgagttcttaggcttcatagggaagcacctcagccactaagccatctctctagcctcccccaccttttttttttttttaggtagggtctcactctagcccaggctgacctggaattcactatgtaatctcggggtggcctcaaactcaaggcgatcctcctacctctgtctcccaattgctggggttaaaggtgtgtgccatcatgcccagcaagcttctttttttgaagtagggtctcattctagcccaggctgatttagaatttactctgtagtccaggttggccttgaactcatggtgattctcctacctcagcctcccaaatgctggggttaaagatgtgtgccaccatgcctgggttatttttggctttttgagtcagggtctcaccatgtagcccaggctgaatttgaGCTcacactctcctgcctcagcttccagaatgcctagattacaagcatgcacccccatgcGTGGCTGGGACTTAGGAAGCAGGTATTATCTCAGATTATTAAAGTtctattcataaatatttatatattatatagtcataaatatttatatttgtatgtatttatttacatggtGTGAAatttgaacccaaggccttgcacatactaggcaagtgctctgagcTGTCCCTCCAGTGTGTGCACATTGGTTGAGCTTTGTGCGCTGGGCCTGGCTCTGGGAACTGAAAATGCAGTGGTGAATACAACAAGAGAGCTTCAGGTCTTCATGAGTTCACGCATGATGTCACAGCGAACACAGCCTACGCGGACAGGCTGAGGCTTCTGGACAAGGACCATTACCTCCCTTTGCAGCTGTCCTAATGGATACAGTGACCAGGGTACCAAGGGAGCTATCCCCATGACCTGTCACAGATATCAGACCAAGCTAAACAAACAGATCTCTTCCCAAAGAAAACAGAACTGAGGggctagttgggcatggtggccgggcatggtggcacacgcctttagttctagcacttgggaggcagaggtaggaggatcagcacgagtttgaggtcagcctgagactacagagtgaattccagctcagctggggctagagtgagaccctacctaaaaaaatttacaaaaagaaaaacgttgcgggctggagagattgctcagtggttaaagagcttacctgcaaagcctaacaacctggggttcaattccccagtacccacataaagccagatgcactaaggggcacatgtacctggagcttgtttgctgcagccagaggcctggcatgcccgttctctctgtctttcctctatctctctctgcttgtaaataaataaataaacaaacaaacaaataaataaataaattttttaatttgagggctggagagatggtcaagtggttaaggcgctttcctgcaaaacctaacaacctgactTCAAtgcccagtaaccacgtaaagccagatgcacaaagtggcgcatgtatatggagtttgtttgcagtggcaagaggactggcgtgcccattctgtgtgttcgtgtgtgtgtgtgtgtgtgtgtgtgtgtgtgtgtgtgtgtgtctttcttctttctatctctctctgcttgcaaataaataaataaatcaatttttttttttcaaaaggagaagacttaaaaacaaaacaaaacaggaaaacagaattgggtgtggtagctcacaccttattcccagcactcaggaggcagaggtaagaggatcactgtgagtttaagaccagactgagactacatagtgaaatcgaggtcagcctgggctagagtgagaccctacctcaaaaatccaaaaaaaagggttggagagatggcttagtggtaaaggcgcttgcctatgaagcctaaggacccaggttggattccccattacccacataagcacaagctggcacatctggagttcatttgcaaacaaacaacacccccccaaattaaataaattttaaaaaaagaaacagggaagaagggaaggaaggaaacaaagaaagaagggacCTAGCCAACATGTTGGCCATAGCCTTGAGAAATCTTAGCATAGAGCCAACTTCAGTGTGCCTGAGCCATTAGGCTGTGATATAGTAAATACATAGTATTTCAAGCCACTGGGCCTGTGGGAACTTGTGACACGGTCACAAACACTGATGCACTATCTTTCCTAGCAGCATTGACTAAACAGATctaagtgtttttttgtttttttttttttcaagcagagagagagaatgggcatgccagggcctttagctgctgcaactgaattctagatgcatgtaccacttggtacatctggctttatgtgggtactggagaattaaacctgggtcattaggcattgcaggcaagtgccttaatcactgagccatctctccagcccaggcttgagAGTTTGAAAAGAGGCCCATGTTTTGGTCTCATCTTACCATAATTTTCTTCAACTTTGCTCTCTTGCTATATGCTACTTTGTGgtgtggatttaaaaaaaattgttttttgaggtagggtctcactctagcctaggctgacctagagctcattatgtagcctcagggtggccttgaactcacagtgatcctcttacctctgcctcctgagtgctgggattagaggtgtgtgccacatacccagcctggattttatttatttattttggggtttttttcgggggtggggagaagagggtttattttggcttaaagactcgagGAAAAGTTCCatggtggcagaggaaaatgatggcatggacagagggtggatgtcacctcctggccaatatcaggtggataataacaacaggaaagtgtgccaaacattggtaagggaaagctggctat
The genomic region above belongs to Jaculus jaculus isolate mJacJac1 chromosome 5, mJacJac1.mat.Y.cur, whole genome shotgun sequence and contains:
- the Maneal gene encoding LOW QUALITY PROTEIN: glycoprotein endo-alpha-1,2-mannosidase-like protein (The sequence of the model RefSeq protein was modified relative to this genomic sequence to represent the inferred CDS: deleted 1 base in 1 codon), which codes for MARRRRRACIALFLVLLFAFGTLMGLRTLKAPDGLPVLGPGLELAPFERRPEGPPAPAARAPAAPAAPPPPPPPPRTAGPRSSPGPVPAEAEAEAEAEPAPGQSLRVYSDLHAFYYSWYGSPRREGHYIHWDHVMVPHWDPKISASYPRGRHSPPDDLGSSFYPELGPYSSRDPDVLREHMTQLKEAAIGVLVLSWYPPGMADDNGEPSDDLVPAILDIAHQYNIQVAFHIQPYKGRDDITVHDNIKYIIDMYGSHGAFYRYKNSMGKSLPLFYIYDSYLTSPEAWAHLLTPNGPHSIRNTPYDGVFIALLVEEGHTHDILAAGFDGMYTYFASNGFSFGSSHQNWKAVKNFCDANNLMFIPSVGPGYIDTSIRPWNNHNTRNRVNGKYYETALQAALTVRPEIVSITSFNEWHEGTQIEKAVPKKTPTRLYLDYLPHQPSLYLELTRRWAEHFIKEKEQWLM